One window of the Perca fluviatilis chromosome 5, GENO_Pfluv_1.0, whole genome shotgun sequence genome contains the following:
- the LOC120559526 gene encoding chondroitin proteoglycan 2-like produces MCKLTLTAGLCLIIASLGYPGLTDTAAVPPNPCDGGISGLYPNPADPHSFYNCGNGIAYLQNCPSNLVFDPTCSCCNYPPVTTTTNPTPIDNFCNGKNNGQYTNPTAPNYFYNCWDGNTYLQNCPLNLVFNQTCSCCDYPPNSNAK; encoded by the exons ATGTGCAAACTCACTCTAACTGCAG GTCTCTGTTTGATCATCGCCAGCTTGG GTTATCCTGGCCTCACGGATACAGCTGCAGTGCCGCCAAACCCTTGTGATGGAGGGATCAGTGGGCTATACCCCAACCCTGCTGACCCACATTCTTTTTACAATTGTGGTAATGGAATAGCCTACCTCCAAAACTGCCCATCAAATCTGGTCTTTGACCCAACATGCAGCTGCTGTAACTATCCCCCTGTGACCACAACCACCAATCCGACACCAATTGATAACTTCTGTAATGGAAAGAACAATGGGCAATACACTAACCCTACTGCcccaaattatttttacaattgttgGGATggaaa tacctaCCTCCAAAACTGCCCATTAAATCTGGTCTTTAACCAAACATGCAGCTGCTGTGACTATCCCCCAAACAGCAATGCTAAGTGA